A section of the Candidatus Woesearchaeota archaeon genome encodes:
- a CDS encoding excinuclease ABC subunit C, translated as MKQKSDRGSWSVQDKVRLLPDKPGCYLFKDRQGVIIYVGKAKSLKKRVSSYFSSRMLDPKTQALISSIVDVDFIVTNSEVEALLLEETLIKRHQPKYNIDLKDSKRYAFIQVTNEPFPRLVTARKKEGNGIFIGPFVSGFDRLRIMQAINRACKLRTCKKLPKRACLRFHVGLCSAPCIGKISEEEYRKSVRLAESILRGDVKKLLPKLEVEMKEHARALRFEKAMLIRDQIAAVHALEERQVMQRATPYDEDIVNFVVDKGVVHLALFHVHKGTLTGKQSFEFAYKDSFLEEFLVQYYSEARVPKVLVVPQRVGGALEEHLSRKRGGTVIVSVPRAGEKKVLLGLVRKNIELSVFRNKKALEALQKELSLGEVPSVIECFDISHMSGASTVGSMVHFRFGLPDKSQYRRFRIRSVEGVDDVRSIAEVVKRRYARLKKEAAALPNLIVIDGGKAQLGAALASLKELGLRVPVVGLAKRYEEVYVPGLRNPLRLERRSEALKLLQRVRDEAHRFAHAYNALLRKKALVGSGASRTTPKKAVVSRKKTKNKSVLKKTGDEIS; from the coding sequence ATGAAACAAAAGAGTGATCGGGGCAGCTGGAGTGTGCAAGACAAGGTTAGGCTCTTGCCAGACAAGCCCGGGTGCTATTTGTTCAAGGACAGGCAAGGCGTTATTATCTACGTTGGAAAGGCCAAGAGCCTCAAAAAGCGTGTTTCGTCGTATTTCTCTAGTCGAATGCTCGACCCAAAGACGCAAGCATTGATTTCCTCCATTGTCGATGTTGACTTCATCGTCACCAACAGCGAGGTTGAAGCGTTGCTTCTTGAGGAGACCTTGATTAAGCGCCATCAGCCAAAGTACAATATTGACTTAAAGGATTCTAAGCGTTACGCCTTCATTCAGGTGACGAACGAGCCCTTTCCTCGCCTCGTCACTGCGAGGAAAAAGGAAGGTAACGGGATTTTCATTGGCCCCTTTGTGTCGGGGTTTGACCGGTTACGTATCATGCAGGCAATTAATCGCGCTTGCAAGCTTCGCACGTGCAAGAAACTTCCTAAGCGTGCCTGCCTTCGCTTCCACGTGGGGCTTTGCAGCGCGCCGTGCATTGGCAAAATCTCGGAGGAAGAGTACAGGAAGAGTGTTCGGCTTGCTGAGAGTATTTTGCGCGGGGACGTGAAGAAGCTCTTGCCGAAACTCGAGGTTGAGATGAAAGAGCATGCCAGAGCGCTCCGTTTTGAGAAGGCAATGCTCATTCGAGACCAAATCGCGGCGGTGCATGCGTTAGAAGAGCGGCAGGTGATGCAACGCGCAACACCGTACGATGAAGACATTGTTAATTTTGTCGTGGACAAGGGCGTTGTTCATTTAGCATTGTTCCACGTGCATAAGGGAACATTGACAGGCAAGCAGAGTTTTGAGTTCGCATACAAAGACTCGTTCTTAGAGGAGTTCTTGGTGCAGTATTACAGCGAAGCTCGTGTGCCGAAGGTGTTGGTCGTTCCGCAAAGGGTTGGTGGGGCTTTGGAAGAGCACCTTTCGAGAAAGAGGGGCGGCACGGTGATTGTTTCTGTTCCGAGGGCGGGGGAGAAGAAGGTTTTGCTCGGGCTCGTCAGGAAAAACATCGAGCTCTCTGTTTTCAGAAACAAAAAGGCTCTTGAGGCGTTGCAGAAAGAGTTGAGCTTGGGAGAAGTCCCTTCCGTTATTGAGTGTTTTGACATCTCGCACATGAGTGGAGCATCAACCGTTGGTTCAATGGTTCATTTCAGGTTTGGATTGCCGGACAAGTCGCAGTACCGCAGATTTCGCATACGGTCTGTCGAAGGCGTTGATGACGTTCGGTCCATTGCCGAAGTCGTGAAGAGAAGGTATGCCAGGCTCAAGAAAGAAGCTGCAGCACTCCCCAATCTTATTGTGATTGACGGAGGAAAAGCTCAATTGGGTGCGGCGCTGGCCTCCCTCAAGGAGCTTGGTCTTCGCGTCCCGGTCGTTGGCTTGGCGAAGCGTTATGAAGAAGTGTACGTTCCTGGTTTGAGGAATCCTTTGCGTCTTGAGCGGAGAAGCGAAGCGTTGAAGCTGCTGCAGCGCGTGAGGGATGAGGCGCACAGGTTCGCACACGCCTACAACGCTTTGCTGAGAAAAAAAGCGCTTGTTGGAAGTGGCGCCTCGCGCACGACCCCAAAAAAAGCAGTTGTTAGTCGAAAAAAAACAAAAAACAAGAGCGTCTTGAAAAAAACAGGAGATGAGATCTCTTAG